The Juglans regia cultivar Chandler chromosome 2, Walnut 2.0, whole genome shotgun sequence genome includes a window with the following:
- the LOC109014451 gene encoding oxalate--CoA ligase-like yields MENLTLTGLLKRAASEFPTRRALSLSGKFDFTHDRLQQLVDHAASLLLASGVNPGDVVALTFPNTVEFVVLFLAVIRCRATAAPLNTAYTAEEFEFYLSDSESKLLITPKEGIQSAQAAASKLKIPHATATLHDAESKLSISTSESESISDCSVVEVVNDPSDVALFLHTSGTTSRPKGVPLTQLNLASSVRNIKSVYKLRESDSTVLVLPLFHVHGLIAGLLSSLAAGAAVTLPSAGRFSASTFWSDMLSYGATWYTAVPTIHQIIIDRHFSKPEPAYPKLRFIRSCSASLAPSVLSRLEEAFGAPVLEAYAMTEAAHLMATNPLPEDGGHKPGSVGKPVGQEMAILNENGVRQPEGVHGEVCIRGPNVTKGYKNNPEANKTAFSFGWFHTGDIGFFDSDGYLHLVGRIKELINRGGEKISPIEIDSVLLSHSEIAQAVAFGVPDDKYGEEINCAVIRREGSNIEEAEVLEFCKKNVAAFKAPKKVFITDSLPKTATGKIQRRLVAEHFLAQISSAKVPKFGA; encoded by the exons atggaaaatctgACGCTTACTGGCTTGTTGAAGAGAGCTGCGTCCGAGTTCCCAACCCGGCGAGCTCTTTCCTTATCCGGGAAATTCGATTTCACGCACGACCGATTACAACAGCTCGTTGATCACGCCGCCTCTCTTCTACTTGCCTCCGGGGTCAATCCAGGCGACGTCGTAGCCCTCACCTTCCCCAACACCGTAGAG TTTGTGGTTCTGTTCTTGGCTGTAATCCGATGCCGAGCCACGGCTGCACCATTGAACACGGCTTACACCGCAGAAGAGTTCGAGTTCTACCTCTCTGACTCGGAATCAAAGCTTCTCATTACACCGAAAGAAGGAATTCAATCAGCTCAAGCCGCAGCTTCCAAGCTCAAAATCCCTCACGCGACCGCCACGCTGCACGATGCCGAATCGAAACTCTCTATCTCCACATCGGAATCGGAGTCCATCTCCGACTGCTCGGTCGTGGAAGTCGTCAATGATCCGTCCGACGTGGCGCTCTTCCTTCACACGTCCGGCACCACGAGCCGACCCAAAGGAGTGCCTCTGACTCAGCTCAACCTAGCATCCTCCGTTCGCAATATCAAATCGGTGTACAAACTCCGTGAGTCCGACTCTACCGTGCTCGTTCTCCCGTTATTCCACGTCCACGGGTTGATTGCCGGGTTATTGAGTTCGCTCGCTGCAGGAGCCGCGGTGACACTCCCATCCGCCGGCAGATTCTCGGCCTCGACGTTCTGGTCCGACATGCTCTCGTACGGGGCCACGTGGTACACCGCCGTCCCGACCATCCACCAGATCATTATAGACCGCCACTTCAGCAAACCCGAACCTGCTTACCCGAAGCTCCGCTTCATCCGTAGCTGCAGCGCGTCGCTTGCTCCGTCAGTACTGTCTCGGCTTGAGGAGGCATTCGGCGCGCCTGTGCTGGAAGCCTACGCAATGACGGAGGCAGCTCATCTCATGGCAACCAACCCGTTACCGGAGGACGGCGGGCACAAGCCCGGGTCTGTGGGCAAGCCAGTGGGTCAGGAAATGGCGATCTTGAACGAGAACGGAGTCCGGCAACCGGAGGGTGTACACGGCGAGGTGTGTATTAGGGGACCAAACGTGACCAAAGGTTACAAGAACAATCCCGAAGCCAATAAAACCGCGTTTTCATTCGGGTGGTTCCATACGGGAGACATCGGGTTTTTCGACTCGGACGGGTATTTACATCTTGTGGGTCGGATCAAGGAGCTCATTAACCGTGGAGGAGAAAAGATATCTCCAATCGAAATTGATTCAGTGCTTTTGTCCCATTCTGAGATTGCTCAGGCTGTTGCCTTTGGAGTTCCTGACGATAAATATGGTGAAGAG ATAAATTGTGCGGTAATTCGTAGAGAAGGGTCAAACATAGAGGAAGCGGAGGTGCTGGAATTTTGCAAGAAGAACGTGGCAGCTTTCAAGGCCCCAAAGAAGGTTTTCATCACCGATTCTCTTCCAAAAACAGCAACCGGAAAGATTCAACGCCGGCTTGTAGCCGAGCATTTCCTTGCTCAAATCTCCTCCGCCAAAGTTCCCAAGTTTGGGGCTTGA